The uncultured Paludibaculum sp. sequence GAATAGGATCCTAGATTGATGACCTCGAGGTTCATCTCTGCCGGCAGAGATCCGGAAGCCGCGGTGACGCGAGCCACCGAAGATTCGCTCAGCGTAGCAGTGGGTGCGGCAGTCGTGCTGGAATCAATGTTGTCCAGCGCGGTTCGCAAGGCGGAGAACTTCGTGGAAAGACTGCTGATGGCCGTCTGCTCGCTGGCCGTGTTGCTCCGCTGCTCCTGCAACTGAGTCAATGGAAGCGAGGCGATCGCGACGGACCGGTCAATGATCGATTGAAAGTCACTCGCATAGCGGCTATTGCCGCTAAAGATGGTACTCGACATATCTCACTCCTGGCTCGCCCCTTCGCGGCGATCCAAACAAACTGGTAATGCACGTATGGGGCCGATCCGAAGATCGACCCCAAAAACGATCCAACTAACCTGTTTATACTAGCGGAGCAGCGAGAGAACCGACTGCGGAGCCGAATTCGCCTGCGCCAACGCCGCCATTGAGGACTGTTGCAGAACCTGAGCCTTGGTCAGGTTCGAAGCTTCCGCCGCGATATCGGCATCGCGGATACGGGACTCGGCCGCCGCGATGTTGGTCGCCTGGGAAGACGCCAGGTTCACGGCATACTGCAGCTTGTTCTGGCTGCTACCAACCTGGCCCTGAATCGTGCCGAGCTTGGTAGTGGCCGTCGTGAGGTTCGTCAGCGACAACTTCGCGGCGGCCTTGTCGGCCAGATCGTTCGCCGTGATTCCGAGACCGCCCTGATCCACCAGGCTAGTGGCCGTCAGGTCGAGGGTCACGATCGAACTGGCTTGGTCGACTCCGCCGCCAACAAATACTTCGCTGGCCGCGGCATTGGCGCCGCCGGAGTTGAGACCGATATTGGCCGCCTGGCGGTTGATTTCCGTCTTGATTGCCTTGAACTCGTTGTCCAAAGTGGCGATGTCGCCCGTGAACGTGTCGGAAGCGGCCTGGGTCGCCAGAGTGCGCAGCCGGTCCACCATCTTGGAAATGTTGTTCAAGCCGCCATCGATGATCTGAAGCTGGCTGAGGCCATCGTTTGCGTTGCGAACGCCCTGGTTGAGCTCGGCAACCTGCGCACGATAGCTGTTCGCCACGGCCAGGCCGGCCGCGTCGTCACCCGAGGAATTGATGCGGTAACCGGAGGTCAGCCGTTGAATGGTCTTCGACTGGAAGTCGGTGTTGGTGCGGAGGTTGTCCAGCGCCATCAACGAGCCGGTGTTGGTTTGTACTGAAATCGCCATAATTACTCTCCCCTTCTTATTTTTATTGTTTCTAACCTGGCAAATTCATCCCGCCTAAGGACCTAATCCTTAGCGGAGCAGCGACAGCACCGACTGCGGAGCCGAATTCGCCTGCGCCAGAGCCGCCATCGACGACTGCTGCAGGACCTGAGCCTTGGTCAGGTTGGACGCTTCCGCCGCGATATCCGCATCGCGGATACGGGACTCGGCCGCCGCGATGTTGGTCGCCTGCGAGGACGCCAGGTTCACTGCGTACTGCAACTTGTTCTGGCTGCTACCAACCTGGCCCTGAATCGTGCCGAGGGTGGTTGTGGCATCCGTCAGGTTGTCCAAGGCAGTCTTGGCCGCGCCCTTGCTTGTCAGAACATCACCGTCAATCCCGAGACCGGCGGAGTCGACGACACTGCCGGCAACAAGATCAAGGGTGACGACCGAGTTCGCCTGGCTGCTGCCGCCGCCCACATAAACCTCACTGGCTTTGGCGTTGGAGCCGCCCGTGACCAGACCGATGTTGGCGGCCTGACGATCGATCTCCGCCGTGATCGCGGTGAATTCGTTGTTCAGGGTATCGAGGTCGCCCGTGAACGTATCGGAGGCGGCCTGCGTCGCCAGAGTGCGCAACCGGTCGACCATCTTGGAAATGTTGTTCAAGCCACCGTCCACGATCTGCAGCTGGCTGAGGCCATCGTTCGCGTTGCGGATGCCCTGGTTGAGCTCTGCAACTTGGGAACGGTAGCCATTCGCCACTGCTAATCCGGCGGCATCGTCACCCGACGAGTTGATTCGGTAACCCGAAGTCAATCGCTGAATGGTCGTCGCTTGAAAGTCAGTGTTTGTTCGAAGGTTGTCCAGCGCCATTAAGGAGCCGGTATTTGTTTGGACTGAAATCGACATGATTTCTCTCCCTTTTTCCCATCAGAATTCCTGGTCCGGCCAGGCCGGACCGCCCGGAAACCTATCTAGTTAGCGAAGCAGCGACAGGACCGACTGCGGAGCAGAGTTCGCCTGTGCCAACGCCGCCATTGAAGACTGCTGCAGAACTTGCGCCTTCGTCAGATTCGAAGCTTCGGCCGCGATATCCGCGTCGCGAATGCGGGATTCGGCTGCCGCGATGTTGGTCGACTGGGAAGATGCCAGGTTCACGGCGTACTGCAGCTTGTTCTGGCTGCTACCAACCTGCCCCTGAATCGTGCCGAGTTTGGTCGTGGCCGCGGTGAGGTGGGTCAACGCAGTCTTGGCATTGGCCTTGGAGGTCAGACTGTCGCCATTGATGGTGAGACCGGTCTGGTCGACCACACTCGTCGTCGTCAGATCGAGACCGACAATGGAGTTGGCCTGGCTGCTGCCGCCACCGACATACACTTCGCTGACTTTGGCATTGGCGCCGCCAGTGACGAGACCGATATTCGCGGCCTGCCGGTCGATTTCCGTCTTGATTGCCGTGAATTCGTTGGAGAGGGTGGCGAGATCGCCCGTGAACGTGTCGGAAGCAGCCTGGGTTGCCAGCGTGCGCAGCCGGTCCACCATCTTGGAGATGTTGTTCAGGCCGCCATCCACAATCTGAAGCTGGCTCAGTCCGTCGTTCGCATTGCGGATACCCTGGCTGAGTTCGGCAACCTGCGAGCGGTAGCTGTTCGCCACTGCCAGACCCGCGGCGTCGTCGCCAGACGAGTTGATACGATAGCCCGAGGTCAACCGTTGGATGGTCTTGGACTGGAAATCGGTGTTGGTGCGAAGATTGTCCAACGCCATCAGGGAACCTGTGTTCGTTTGGACTGAGATCGACATATCTGCTCTCCCCTATACAACTACTTTTCTCGGTCTCGTCAGTTCGCTTACCGAGAACGTTCTTGTTGTCGAAAGCAGCAGAAATTCCTTTAAGAAATTTCTTTAGCGACTTCGCAGAAATTCTTTGCCGATCTCACTTCGCTGTCATCCAACCGGTCCGTCCAGGGGCCTGCTCCATCGCTTACCCCGGGCTGTCGTCTCATCGGGGGCCTGTCCGCGCTGCGCGCGCCCACCGGCACACCTCGCCTCTCGTCCACGGCGCCGCGCTGCACCGCGTATCGATCGAGGTTGTGAAGTGTCGGCATTCTCGCTTTCTTTGTGCTGGCCCCGACAACGCGGCGAATCCGGATCCTGATTCAACCGCGTCGTCCTAAGTGGAACCGCTCATGCATGCCCTCAGTCATCTATCGCAGAGGACGGGCCTTGCTTGAGCGGAACTTGCGTCTGAACCATGCCAAATCTGCACACGGGTAGTTCGGATGCGAACGCATCCTGTGGATCGCCAGATTCCAACCGTTCTCCGGCCAATCCGCGGCACCCGGTGAACCGGAAACCCGGTTCTCGGCGCGCTCGGATCCAGTCCGGAAAGAAGGGCTCAACGCACCGTCAAACCCTTCGCCATCAACAGCCTCATTCCATGCCGGTGTTCCGGCCCCATCCGGCCTGAGGGATTCGAGCCCACGGATTTCGCCCCCGCTGCGCCCAGTCGCGCCCCTCGCCCAGTCCCGGAGCGTCAGCGACGGGCTCCATCTGACTAGCGGAGGGAGCCCTTCTACCCGGCACGCCGGGAGAACCCGAACACCAAGTCACCCGTCCAGGCCCTCTGAGCCCGCGGGCGCCTGGGCGCTCGAGTCCGTATTGATTCCTGTGTTGGCCCTACCGTGTCCGCACCGCGGCCTGCGGCCCGGCGCCGGTCTTCGAGACCTGGCAGCCCGTTCTTTATTGCCGCAGCAGGGTCAGAACGCTCTGCGGAGCCGAGTTCGCCTGCGCCAGCGCTGCCATCGAGGACTGCGACAGAACTTGCGCCTTGGTCAGATTCGACGCTTCCGCCGCGATATCGGCGTCGCGGATGCGCGATTCGGCGGCCGCTATGTTCGTGGCCTGCGAAGACGCCAGATTCACCGCATACTGCAGCTTGTTCTGGCTGCTGCCAACCTGGCCCTGCACGCCGCCCAGTGTGGAGGTGGCGGCGACGAGGTGGCCCAAGGCGGTAGTGGTCGCGGTCTTGTCCAGCAGATTGTCGCCGGTTATGCCAAGTCCGGCCGCGTCGACCGTGCTGGTGGTGGCCAGATCCAGAGTGACAATCGAGTTCGACGCGGTGTCGCCGCCGCCCACGTACACTTCAATGGTCTTGGCGTTCGCGCCGCCCGCGGCAAGCCCGATGTTGGCCGCCTGGCGGTTGATCTCAGACGTGATCGCCTGGAACTCATTGTCCAGCGTGACAATGTCACCCTTGAACGTGTCGGAAGCGGCCTGGGTCGCCAACGTGCGCAGCCGGTCGATCATCTTGGAGATGTTGTTCAGACCCCCGTCCATGATCTGGAGCTGGCTCAGACCGTCATTCGCATTGCGGATACCCTGATTCAGCTCAGCCACCTGCGTGCGGTAGCCATTGGCCACGGCCAGGCCGGCCGCATCGTCGCCCGACGAGTTGATGCGATACCCCGACGTCAACCTCTGGATCGTCCTGGACTGGAAGTCAGTGTTCGTACGAAGATCGTCCAGCGCCATCAAAGCGCCACTATTGGTTTGAATTGAGATCGACATTTCCATTCACCCCGGTTTCGATTCCTGTTCCCCTGACCGCGAGCCCCGGTTCTCTCGCTGCTGCGGAGCCCCGGCCTGCGCGTCCATCGGTCCTGGCCGCAATCGGCGGCCTGCGGAGGCCTTCGGCCACCCGCCCATCGCCCTGTAACTCAAGCCGCAACCATCTGGTAGCCGGCCTGTTTGGGAGTGCTGCCATATTCACGGAGGGGTCGCCATGTGGACATCCATCTCGCGCGGCCCGGACCTTGGCCAGTCCGGCTCGCTGATGACGCCCGTTGGCCGTCTCCGCTCGCAACGCTCCTGAAAAACTCGCTAAGTCAATCGCCTCCGACACACCCCGTGCAAGGTTCAGCCGGTTGTGCCTGAGAATGACTACTCGCCTATCGTTTCTGCCTGCTTCCGCAGGGCAGACATGCTCGTTGGGGGAACTTGCAGCGGGTTTCTGCCTGGTAGACAGCAAACAGCCGCAGCCTGTAGCCCGACAATATCGAGCGGTCCCTGTATCGAACTGGTTCTTTCTCTCTGCCGGACCACCGGCTCGAGACCAGCTCTGTTCCCGTTCTGGAGAAGAAGGTCCGGCGCCAATGAATGAGAAACCACTCTGGCCCCATTGCCAGGCCACCCGGGACCTGCGCGCGGCCAGTCTCATCGGCAATTGCGACCCGCTTGCCGTCGTTGGACGGCCTGCTGGCGGCGCCACCGGAGAACTTTCTACGCTCCACTTCTTCATCACGATCGTTCCTAGACTCCTCTTAACGCTCATCGAGAGACTTTTCACCGGTCTGCCAACTCTTCGGGCACACTCCATGCCTGGCCTCGTCCTGCTGGACGATCTTTCTGACAAACCTGAACTGTCTTCTGTTTTCAGTCCGGAAACCGACCTCACGCCCTTGCGCTGCCACATCCAACCCGTCTACTCCGAATGGGCCCTCAATCGTCTGGAGGCCGATCCGTTCCGGCAACAGGACTAGGAAACCCTGCTGCGTAGCGTGGTGGACAGGGAGGTCTTACCTCAGCGGAAACACCCTGCCTACCGGTACTACTGGCGGAGCAGCGTCAAAACACTCTGCGGAACAGCATTCGCCTGGGCCAGAGCGGCCATCGAGGACTGCGCCAGAACCTGAGCCTTGGTCAGATTCGAAGCTTCCGCCGCCACATCGGCGTCGCGAATACGAGACTCGGCTGCCGAGATGTTGGTCGACTGCGAAGAAGCGAGGTTCACCGCGTACTGCAGCTTGTTCTGGCTGCTACCAACCTGGCCCTGAATCGTTCCGAGGGCTTTCGTGGCGGCCGTCAGGTGATCCAATGCCGTTCCAGCGTCGGCTTTCAGCAGCAGGCTGTCGGTATCGATACCGAGGCCACCCTGATCCACCAAACTGGTCGCCGTCAGGTCGAGCGTCACCACCGAGTTGGCTGCGGAGCTGCCGCCGCCGACATACACTTCCACTGTCTTCGCGTTCGCGCCGCCGGCTACCAGTCCGATGTTAGACGCCTGGCGGTCGATCTCTGTCCGAATGGCCTTGAACTCAAAGTCCAGAGTGGCGCGGTCGCCGGAAAACGTGTCTGATGCAGACTGTGTCGCCAAAGTGCGAAGCCGGTCCAGCATCTTCGAGATATTGTTCAGGCCGCCGTCCACGATCTGCAGCTGGCTCAGGCCATCATTCGCGTTGCGGATGCCCTGGTTCAGTTCGGACACCAGCGCGCGGTAACCGTTCGCTACGGCAAGACCGGCGGCGTCGTCGCCCGACGCGTTGATACGGTAACCCGAGGTCAGCCGCTGAATTGTTGTGGCCTGGAAGTCGGTGTTGATGCGGAGGTTGTCCAGCGCCATCAAGGAGCTTCTGTTGGTTTGGATTGAGATCGACATTTTTACTCTCCTGTCTCTTTCTTTTCAACCCCGACTGGCCTGTTCAGCTTGCCGAGGACAGTTATGTTGTCGTCTCAACACACGTATCCTTGAAGGAATTTATTAAACCCCTTGACAGCCAAGAATTTCTAAAATATGGGCGCTGGTATGCGATACCTGTTGCCCGCGTGGCGTAGGGACAGAGCTCCGCCTGGCTGCTCCAAATGGCAGGCATCCTGGCCGATGGCCCTCAAACCCCAGTCGCGCGGCCGCCTTCCATCGCGGCGCGTCCTTATATGTATGCTTCTAGCTCGTCATTACTCCATGCCGGTCGCCGGCTCGCCTCAGGACCGTATCCCACCCGCCATCCACATCCGGCTCGAGAAGCTCGAACACGGTCGTCTGGCCAGGTCAATGACACGGAGCAGGGCCTAAGCCTAGGCAGCCACAGGGTATCCCTGGGGATCCCGCGCGCGGCTATCCTTACCGGCACACTCTCTGTCCTCTCTTTCATGCATTGGCCGCGGCTGGGCTCGCCGCCGGAAGTCACACCTTCTCGCCCAGCTCCATGGGTCGCCGCGCCCCGGCCTCCGAATCGGCCAGGCACACGCCTTCCCTCTCGCCGTCACAGTGGACGGCCCTCACGCACAACTGATGATCCTCTGTGTTTTCAATGAGAAGACGACCGTTGGGCCCTCCCTCCATTTGCTGCAAACGCAGAACTTTCGCGCCCGGTGGCGGGGCGGTATCCGCGCAAGCCACCGTTGCCCCCCAGGACTACTCGTGAGCGCGAGCTCGCGCCAAGTTCACGGCGCACCGCCGTTAGCCTTGCTTCGTACCTGGTTTGTCGAATCCTGTAGCGGTCGGCCAGCCATGCGCCGGCTTCGGCCGGGCGCCCCGGACCTCGGTGCCCGTTGCACGGAGATCGTCCGTGAACCGCCCGCGAGTGTCCTGAATCGCCAGTAAGCGCAGTCCTTCCAACCACTTGATGAAACTTATTGGATTGCCGCCCGCAGTCCGGGCCTGTCCGAGTCCCTCGTGCGCCGGGCATACACTCCGGCCCAGTTCGAGCGGATGGGCGCGGAGGCCACTTTGCGTGGCCAAGCTGGCCCGTCGACGCGGTCGACTGAGGGGTTCTGCCTGGATTGGGAATCGGTGCGCGTGCCAGTTCGTCTGGCGCCATCAGGGGCAGCTTAGGGTTCAGCCAGAACTCAACATTCCTGCTCTCCTCTCGTTGCCTGCTGGCTGCCCGGCCGAACCGGATCGGCGGAACGGGCTCTTTTCTCTTTTCGCTACCAGTTAAGATCTCTTTAGGAAATCTCCGGCGATGACTGGAAAATGTGTCTAGGTTTCCTACAAATCCCAGCCGGCCGATTCGTCTCAGCACCGGGGTGTTCTGTGGGATCGCATCGCGCCGCGGGTCCACCTGGAGTCGTTGTTCCATGAGTGGGTCACCCGGCCACAACCACGGCACTTCCCGCGCCGGGACCTGTATTGGCAGTATCTTGAGCGCATGGAGCTCCCTGGCCCCATCGCGCCAGCTCGGCAGGGCGTAGGCGAGCCATGGCCCGCCCGGGCTCCCGCCCCCACACCGCGCTGCGTCGCAAATCGGAAGGATTTCGAAGCGCTGCCTTGTTCATTGGGTCCTGCCTGTGGAGGGAAGCATCTCGCTAATTCCTGCGCCAGCTTCGGCCGGACACGCCCGAACACGGTTGCGCGTGGTTGCATTCGGCCTGCTTTCGGAATGCGGCCTCAGGCTCGAGCGGAACCTGCCACCCGCGCCGGCCGGCCAAACCCCGAACAAAGTCAGCTCGCGGTCCGTCGGAGTCGAATGGATCCTCGGAGGATCTGGTACACCGGCCAAGCCCGGCTTCCGGCTCTGAGAGAGCTCGGCTCGCGCCAGGCCTGGAGGCTCGGTGCACCCAGGGAACACTCACCGTGGTCCTGCGTGCGCGACTCGGTACTCTGCTCCGGCCGTCCATTTCCGTCCCCTTTCGAGAAATTCGCGGGCGATCCATCGCCCGGCTTTACGCTGTGCGGATGTCGATGAAAGACGATCCCAACTGGGCCGTCCTCGCTGCCGCGGCGGGCCCGCGCAGCCACCTTCTTTGACACTTCAGTGCTGTTTACCGTCCGCGTCCTCATCGACCCGGTTCTGGAACCCCAGTCCACACGGATCCGGGTGCTCTTTCCCGCTCTGACCCGGCTCAGAACACACTCCGGGCCTGGCCTCGCCGCTCTGGACGATCTTTCTCCAACAGACCTGAATTGTCTTTTGTTTTCAGTGCCGAACCCAGCCTCGCGCGCCTGCGTGGCTGCGTCCAATCCGGCTACTCCAGGTGGGCTCTGGGCTTCTCTCTGCCCATCCGCGCCATCGTCGAAATGCTCGATTCCGGCTGCGGCGGGCAACGCGCCGCCTATCGTCTGGAGGCCGATCCGATCAGGCAACAGGCCTGGGAAGCCCTGTTGCGTAGTGTGCTGGACAGCGAGGTCACCTCAGCGGAAACACCCTGCCCTGGCCCACTACTGGCGCAGCAGCGTCATGACGTTTTGAGGAGCCGAGTTCGCCTGGGCCAGCGCGGCCATCGAGGACTGGGCCAGAACCTGCGCCTTGGTCAGGTTCGAAGCTTCAGCGGCGATATCGGCGTCGCGAATGCGGGACTCAGCGGCCGCGATGTTGGTGGCCTGCGAGGAGGCGAGGTTCACGGCATACTGTAGCTTGTTCTGGCTGCTACCAACCTGGCCCTGGATCGTCCCGAGCGTCTTCGTGGCAAGCGTGAGGTTCCCCAACGCCGTCCCGGCAGCATCCTTGTCCAGTAGATTGTCGGTATTGATGCCAAGACCGGTCTGGTCAACCACACTCGTGGCCGTCAGGTCGAGGGTCACAACCGAGTTGGCCGCACTGCTGCCACCACCGACATACACTTCCACGCTCTTCGCGTTCGCGCCACCCGTAACCAGGCCGATATTGGAGGCCTGGCGATCAATCTCCGTCCGGATCGCCTTGAACTCGTTATCCAGCGTGGTGAGGTCCCCTTTAAACGTATCGGAAGCAGCCTGGGTCGCCAGCGTGCGCAGCCGGTCAATCATCTTGGAGATGTTGTTCAGGCCGCCGTCCACGATCTGGAGCTGGCTCAGCCCATCGTTCGCATTGCGGATGCCCTGGTTCAACTCGGCCACTTGTGTACGATACCCGTTCGCCACGGCGAGGCCCGCGGCGTCGTCGCCCGACGCGTTGATACGATAGCCCGAGGTCAGCCGCTGAATGGTTCTGGACTGGAAATCGGTGTTGACCCGCAGGTTGTCCAGCGCCATCAAGGAGCCGCTGTTGGTTTGGATTGAGATGGACATTTTATTCTCTTCCTTCTTGTTTACTATTTCCCGGTCCGCCCTATTCAGCTCACCGTGGACATTCCTGTTGTCGTCTGCACCTCAGATTCCTTGAACAATTTTATTAAATCCCTTGACAACCACTTTTCCCTAAAAAACCTCCGTCCGCATGCGATACCTTGGCCCGCGCGTCCCAGCCCACTCTATTGATGCTGCTGGATGGCGCTCCCAACGGCCCCACGCGGCTGCCAGTCCACACTCAGGAGAGGACATAACCCATTGCAATCATTAGCATACCTACCGCCGCAACCAGGAATGGCGACGCGTCCCACCACTGACGCGACCCTGCTGTCAGGAAGGCCACTACATCGTCCGTCAACATCAGAGACCACGCCCGGCCTGAACCTCGGCGTCCACGCCGGAAGCCCACCAACCACCTTTCTGCCCGCCTCCCCAGTGACACGAATATCTCCGACCTTGCATTATGGAGTGAATACTCTTTCGGTCTTCAATTTATGTAGAGAGAAAATTCTCAAACAATAAATATTAAAACTATCCGAGGTGAATGAAACAGCGAGAGTGCCGGCTCGACTCAGCTGCTTTGGTCGGCCTCCAGCCACCAGACGTTCGTCGCCGGGCCGGCCCAGGGACAGCCGTCGCGGGATTCTGGACTCTGGGGAAGGGATTCGGTCGAACAGGAGCAGCAGGACAGCCACCATGGCGGGAAACGAGCAACCACACCATCACACGCTTCGTGTCGATGATGTGGCTTAGGGACGGATACTTACGGGCGGGCCGTCGGTGCGGCGGCCGCTGTCATGTCAGGCGCTTCCGTGGTCAGGTTCTGGATCACGAGATCCACCCGCCGGTTCTTGGCCCGGCCCTCTTCCGACTGGTTGTCGCCATTGGCTTGGTTCTCTCCATAGCCCAGAATCGCCACCCGCCGGCGGTCGATTCCAAACTTGGAGATGAGCATGTCCATCACGGCAATGCTTCGCGCGGCGGAGAGCTCCCAGTTGCTGCGAAATCGCGAATTGTGGATAGGGATGGAATCCGTATGTCCTTCCACCACAACGTTGTTGGGCAGGTCTCTCAGCACTTCCGAGATCGAGCGGAACACTTCCGCGGCATCCGACTGCACCTGGTCGTCCCCCGACCGGAACAGCGCGGTCTGGCGGAAGCTGATCACCAGCCCGCGAGCCCCCAGGCTCACCTGCAGCTTCCCCTCGGCGATCTCCTTGGCCAGTTTGTCGTTCAGTGCATTGAGGGGCGGAAGCAGTTCGGCTGGAATCGGCGGTGGCTGAGGATCCTTGTCCTTCTTCGCTCCACCCGGCCCGCGCATCATCGCGTTACCGATCCCCTTCTCGTCCACGGTTCCGCCCAGGATCCTGGCCACCACGCTGCGCCCCTCGTAGACCGCCCCGTGCCGCACCGCCCGCAAGTAGGAATTCTGCAGCGCCGACATCTTCGCTTTGTCGGTCTGCGACGAGGCGAACAGA is a genomic window containing:
- a CDS encoding flagellin, which translates into the protein MAISVQTNTGSLMALDNLRTNTDFQSKTIQRLTSGYRINSSGDDAAGLAVANSYRAQVAELNQGVRNANDGLSQLQIIDGGLNNISKMVDRLRTLATQAASDTFTGDIATLDNEFKAIKTEINRQAANIGLNSGGANAAASEVFVGGGVDQASSIVTLDLTATSLVDQGGLGITANDLADKAAAKLSLTNLTTATTKLGTIQGQVGSSQNKLQYAVNLASSQATNIAAAESRIRDADIAAEASNLTKAQVLQQSSMAALAQANSAPQSVLSLLR
- a CDS encoding flagellin, producing MSISVQTNTGSLMALDNLRTNTDFQATTIQRLTSGYRINSSGDDAAGLAVANGYRSQVAELNQGIRNANDGLSQLQIVDGGLNNISKMVDRLRTLATQAASDTFTGDLDTLNNEFTAITAEIDRQAANIGLVTGGSNAKASEVYVGGGSSQANSVVTLDLVAGSVVDSAGLGIDGDVLTSKGAAKTALDNLTDATTTLGTIQGQVGSSQNKLQYAVNLASSQATNIAAAESRIRDADIAAEASNLTKAQVLQQSSMAALAQANSAPQSVLSLLR
- a CDS encoding flagellin, whose amino-acid sequence is MSISVQTNTGSLMALDNLRTNTDFQSKTIQRLTSGYRINSSGDDAAGLAVANSYRSQVAELSQGIRNANDGLSQLQIVDGGLNNISKMVDRLRTLATQAASDTFTGDLATLSNEFTAIKTEIDRQAANIGLVTGGANAKVSEVYVGGGSSQANSIVGLDLTTTSVVDQTGLTINGDSLTSKANAKTALTHLTAATTKLGTIQGQVGSSQNKLQYAVNLASSQSTNIAAAESRIRDADIAAEASNLTKAQVLQQSSMAALAQANSAPQSVLSLLR
- a CDS encoding flagellin, whose product is MSISIQTNSGALMALDDLRTNTDFQSRTIQRLTSGYRINSSGDDAAGLAVANGYRTQVAELNQGIRNANDGLSQLQIMDGGLNNISKMIDRLRTLATQAASDTFKGDIVTLDNEFQAITSEINRQAANIGLAAGGANAKTIEVYVGGGDTASNSIVTLDLATTSTVDAAGLGITGDNLLDKTATTTALGHLVAATSTLGGVQGQVGSSQNKLQYAVNLASSQATNIAAAESRIRDADIAAEASNLTKAQVLSQSSMAALAQANSAPQSVLTLLRQ
- a CDS encoding flagellin — translated: MSISIQTNRSSLMALDNLRINTDFQATTIQRLTSGYRINASGDDAAGLAVANGYRALVSELNQGIRNANDGLSQLQIVDGGLNNISKMLDRLRTLATQSASDTFSGDRATLDFEFKAIRTEIDRQASNIGLVAGGANAKTVEVYVGGGSSAANSVVTLDLTATSLVDQGGLGIDTDSLLLKADAGTALDHLTAATKALGTIQGQVGSSQNKLQYAVNLASSQSTNISAAESRIRDADVAAEASNLTKAQVLAQSSMAALAQANAVPQSVLTLLRQ
- a CDS encoding flagellin, encoding MSISIQTNSGSLMALDNLRVNTDFQSRTIQRLTSGYRINASGDDAAGLAVANGYRTQVAELNQGIRNANDGLSQLQIVDGGLNNISKMIDRLRTLATQAASDTFKGDLTTLDNEFKAIRTEIDRQASNIGLVTGGANAKSVEVYVGGGSSAANSVVTLDLTATSVVDQTGLGINTDNLLDKDAAGTALGNLTLATKTLGTIQGQVGSSQNKLQYAVNLASSQATNIAAAESRIRDADIAAEASNLTKAQVLAQSSMAALAQANSAPQNVMTLLRQ
- a CDS encoding flagellar motor protein MotB, which codes for MVRKRKAERHSNQERWLISYADFITLLFALFVVLFASSQTDKAKMSALQNSYLRAVRHGAVYEGRSVVARILGGTVDEKGIGNAMMRGPGGAKKDKDPQPPPIPAELLPPLNALNDKLAKEIAEGKLQVSLGARGLVISFRQTALFRSGDDQVQSDAAEVFRSISEVLRDLPNNVVVEGHTDSIPIHNSRFRSNWELSAARSIAVMDMLISKFGIDRRRVAILGYGENQANGDNQSEEGRAKNRRVDLVIQNLTTEAPDMTAAAAPTARP